The sequence AAGAGAATCGACAATCCTTTTTCTTTTTTTGTGTTTTATGTTTATCTGGGCAAGCATGTTATGAGCCTCATATGTTGAAAGCCTTTCATCCCACAGATTAACAGGAATTCCAAGTTTTTCTTTAAGTGTGTCTGACCATTGAATCACATTGCATCCTGAAGGACCCAGCGTACCGTCCATGTTGTAAGGAAGGCCTATTATAAGCTCTTCAACGTTATAATCTCTGATCAGCTTCATAATGGATTCATAATGAGAATCGTCGGATCGCACATCTATTATCGTCAGCGGGACGGACATGGTCTTGTCAGGATTGCTTATCGCAATTCCCAGCCTCTTAACGCCATAATCAATTGCCATTATGA is a genomic window of Desulfomonilia bacterium containing:
- the ruvX gene encoding Holliday junction resolvase RuvX, whose protein sequence is MAIDYGVKRLGIAISNPDKTMSVPLTIIDVRSDDSHYESIMKLIRDYNVEELIIGLPYNMDGTLGPSGCNVIQWSDTLKEKLGIPVNLWDERLSTYEAHNMLAQINIKHKKRKRIVDSLAASIILQNYIDSRNNDKEKD